In the Rhinoderma darwinii isolate aRhiDar2 chromosome 13, aRhiDar2.hap1, whole genome shotgun sequence genome, one interval contains:
- the TSHZ2 gene encoding teashirt homolog 2 isoform X1: MKPQQKGLMTRRGPRATDRRQGYFQDGEEDLKDDSVKDDEEEEEDEDSNSTAPLQDGAYSPTDEEQEVVGGLKRSLSFQNSPGSLICNQDGESESLLSDVSDQVTDVKSISSKDAQDQKTDPLPRLQPEAHDSMDKMKMAYANILSDSYWTNLGLSLKLPHPEKKPCDSRNGVSKGEFDWHQDALSKSLQQNLPSKSISKPNLFSSVQLYRQNTKMYGTVFTGASRFRCKQCSGAYDTLVELTVHMNDTGHYQDDNRKKDKHRPANYSKPRKRAFHDMDKEDAQKVLKCMFCGDSFDSLQDLSVHMIKTKHYQKVPLKEPIPSISSKMVSSAKKRIFEVTRPCSPDSTTGSFADHCSTHKNSHSQLSSNNRYGYQNGASYTWQFEACKSQILKCMECGSSHDTLQQLTTHMMVTGHFLKVTNSASKKGKQLVLDPLAVEKMQSLSDSPSSDSQSKPSASSPSGGSISEMLTGKDCKMDVSEDRNKEEKVDTNDEHEEVLEKPLDPTLKYQYLREEDLEDGSKEGGDILKSLENTVTSAINKAQNGTPSWSAYPSIHAAYQISDVMKPSVSLGSQVMQMRPTFSNKFRPIAPKCKSIPLCSNSSPESQSTQVKEESEDTESEREAANEIVKSEKTQADKGEDSPQAEVLSESTKKERCSPKREEKTKQSCDQEKPKFLEPTESPLGREESSPLRSSPIHSPDIPCVNPLSALQSVLNNHLGKASESIRPAPNSNSTNLISMFQKSPAARAEKPAVPLTPPRPAGHYLFETTDQPIDLTKSKNKKVESSKAQSCTSPPQKHALSDIADMVKILPKATTPKHVPSSKMASIKLEMDSRRFDDVSTEVSSLHKRKGRQSNWNPQHLLILQAQFASSLFQTSEGKYLLSDLGPQERMQISKFTGLTMTTISHWLANVKYQLRKTGGTKFLKNMDKGHPVFYCSDCASQFRTPLGYIAHLETHLGFQMKDMNRLAVERQTKVEKEISRVAARRSPHAGAAEEDTDSKFKCKLCCRTFASKHAVKLHLSKTHSKSPEHHSQFVAEVDEE, from the exons ATGAAGCCACAGCAGAAAGGGTTAATGACACGGCGGGGTCCCCGGGCTACAGATAGAAGACAAG GTTATTTCCAAGATGGAGAAGAGGATTTGAAGGATGACAGCGTCAAGGatgacgaggaggaggaggaggatgaggatagcAACTCCACAGCTCCGCTCCAGGACGGCGCCTACTCTCCCACAGACGAAGAACAGGAGGTAGTTGGGGGCCTGAAGCGGAGCCTCAGTTTTCAGAATTCCCCAGGAAGTCTAATATGCAATCAAGACGGAGAAAGCGAGTCCTTGTTGAGCGATGTCAGCGATCAAGTGACCGATGTAAAAAGCATATCCTCGAAAGATGCTCAGGACCAAAAAACGGACCCGCTACCCAGGCTCCAGCCAGAGGCACACGACAGTATGGATAAAATGAAGATGGCCTATGCCAACATCTTGTCCGATTCTTACTGGACAAATTTAGGACTAAGTCTTAAGTTGCCTCATCCTGAGAAAAAGCCTTGTGACAGTCGTAATGGAGTCAGTAAAGGCGAATTTGATTGGCATCAAGATGCTCTCTCCAAAAGTTTACAGCAAAACTTACCTTCAAAATCCATTTCTAAACCAAACCTCTTCAGTTCTGTTCAGTTGTACCgtcaaaacaccaaaatgtacggCACCGTGTTCACGGGAGCCAGCAGGTTCCGTTGCAAGCAGTGCAGTGGCGCCTACGACACCTTGGTAGAGCTGACTGTGCACATGAATGATACGGGTCATTATCAAGACGATAACCGCAAGAAAGACAAGCACAGACCTGCGAATTATTCCAAGCCCCGAAAAAGGGCATTTCATGATATGGACAAGGAGGACGCCCAGAAAGTTTTAAAGTGCATGTTTTGTGGAGACTCATTTGATTCTCTCCAAGATCTAAGTGTCCACATGATAAAAACAAAGCATTACCAAAAAGTGCCTTTGAAGGAACCTATCCCAAGCATCTCATCCAAAATGGTCTCCTCTGCAAAGAAACGTATATTTGAAGTGACTCGACCGTGCTCACCAGATTCAACCACCGGTTCCTTTGCGGATCACTGTTCCACGCACAAGAACTCCCACTCACAGCTGTCCTCTAACAATCGGTATGGCTATCAGAATGGGGCCAGCTATACTTGGCAGTTCGAAGCTTGTAAATCTCAAATTCTAAAGTGCATGGAATGCGGGAGTTCGCACGACACTTTGCAACAACTCACGACGCACATGATGGTCACTGGACATTTCTTGAAAGTTACGAATTCAGCCTCAAAGAAAGGTAAGCAGTTGGTCTTAGACCCTCTTGCTGTAGAAAAGATGCAGTCCCTCTCAGACTCGCCTTCGAGTGACAGCCAGTCAAAGCCGTCAGCGAGTTCTCCATCTGGCGGATCCATCTCGGAAATGCTGACCGGTAAAGATTGTAAAATGGATGTGTCCGAAGACCGTAACAAGGAAGAAAAAGTGGACACCAATGATGAACATGAAGAGGTTTTAGAAAAGCCCTTAGATCCAACGCTTAAGTACCAGTATCTGAGAGAAGAGGATTTGGAAGACGGCTCAAAAGAAGGTGGAGATATCTTGAAATCTCTAGAGAACACTGTAACCTCGGCTATTAACAAAGCCCAAAATGGAACACCAAGCTGGAGCGCCTACCCCAGCATCCATGCCGCATATCAGATTTCAGATGTCATGAAACCTTCGGTTTCCCTTGGTTCTCAAGTGATGCAGATGAGACCAACCTTCTCAAATAAATTTAGGCCAATTGCTCCCAAGTGCAAATCTATACCTCTCTGCTCAAACAGTTCTCCCGAATCTCAGTCTACTCAAGTAAAGGAGGAGTCTGAGGACACAGAATCGGAAAGAGAAGCGGCAAACGAGATCGTTAAGTCAGAGAAAACTCAAGCCGATAAAGGTGAAGATTCACCCCAAGCAGAAGTCTTatcagagtccacaaaaaaagaacGTTGCTCCCCGAAACGTGAAGAGAAGACTAAGCAAAGCTGTGACCAGGAGAAACCCAAATTCCTAGAACCCACCGAGTCGCCACTAGGAAGAGAAGAAAGTTCTCCGCTACGAAGCTCACCAATTCATTCCCCGGATATTCCTTGTGTAAATCCTCTCAGTGCTCTACAGTCTGTGTTAAATAATCACTTGGGGAAAGCATCAGAGTCGATAAGGCCGGCGCCCAATTCAAATTCCACCAACTTAATTTCCATGTTCCAGAAGTCTCCTGCCGCTCGGGCAGAAAAACCGGCAGTCCCTCTGACGCCACCACGACCTGCCGGCCATTATTTGTTTGAAACCACAGATCAACCAATAGATCTGACCAAATCGAAAAATAAGAAAGTGGAGTCCTCCAAGGCCCAGTCCTGTACTTCTCCACCCCAGAAGCACGCTCTGTCTGACATAGCGGATATGGTCAAGATTCTTCCTAAAGCTACCACCCCAAAACATGTTCCTTCTTCAAAAATGGCCTCTATAAAACTAGAGATGGATTCCAGGCGCTTTGACGACGTCTCAACGGAGGTTTCGTCTTTACATAAAAGGAAGGGAAGACAATCCAACTGGAACCCTCAACATCTCCTCATCTTACAAGCTCAGTTTGCATCAAGTCTCTTTCAAACGTCAGAGGGTAAATATTTGTTATCGGACCTTGGGCCCCAAGAACGCATGCAGATTTCTAAATTTACTGGGCTTACCATGACGACCATCAGCCACTGGTTGGCCAATGTCAAATATCAGCTTCGGAAGACTGGTGGGACAAAATTTCTGAAAAACATGGACAAAGGACACCCCGTGTTTTATTGCAGTGACTGCGCATCTCAGTTTCGAACCCCTTTGGGCTACATAGCCCACCTAGAGACCCATCTTGGGTTTCAAATGAAAGATATGAACAGGTTGGCGGTGGAACGGCAAACCAAGGTAGAGAAGGAAATTTCGAGGGTAGCTGCACGGAGGTCACCCCACGCGGGGGCTGCAGAAGAAGACACAGACTCTAAGTTTAAATGTAAATTATGTTGTCGGACATTCGCCAGTAAGCACGCGGTTAAACTGCACTTAAGCAAAACACACAGCAAGTCCCCGGAACATCATTCACAGTTTGTTGCTGAAGTTGACGAGGAATAG
- the TSHZ2 gene encoding teashirt homolog 2 isoform X2, giving the protein MPRRKQQAPKRAAGYFQDGEEDLKDDSVKDDEEEEEDEDSNSTAPLQDGAYSPTDEEQEVVGGLKRSLSFQNSPGSLICNQDGESESLLSDVSDQVTDVKSISSKDAQDQKTDPLPRLQPEAHDSMDKMKMAYANILSDSYWTNLGLSLKLPHPEKKPCDSRNGVSKGEFDWHQDALSKSLQQNLPSKSISKPNLFSSVQLYRQNTKMYGTVFTGASRFRCKQCSGAYDTLVELTVHMNDTGHYQDDNRKKDKHRPANYSKPRKRAFHDMDKEDAQKVLKCMFCGDSFDSLQDLSVHMIKTKHYQKVPLKEPIPSISSKMVSSAKKRIFEVTRPCSPDSTTGSFADHCSTHKNSHSQLSSNNRYGYQNGASYTWQFEACKSQILKCMECGSSHDTLQQLTTHMMVTGHFLKVTNSASKKGKQLVLDPLAVEKMQSLSDSPSSDSQSKPSASSPSGGSISEMLTGKDCKMDVSEDRNKEEKVDTNDEHEEVLEKPLDPTLKYQYLREEDLEDGSKEGGDILKSLENTVTSAINKAQNGTPSWSAYPSIHAAYQISDVMKPSVSLGSQVMQMRPTFSNKFRPIAPKCKSIPLCSNSSPESQSTQVKEESEDTESEREAANEIVKSEKTQADKGEDSPQAEVLSESTKKERCSPKREEKTKQSCDQEKPKFLEPTESPLGREESSPLRSSPIHSPDIPCVNPLSALQSVLNNHLGKASESIRPAPNSNSTNLISMFQKSPAARAEKPAVPLTPPRPAGHYLFETTDQPIDLTKSKNKKVESSKAQSCTSPPQKHALSDIADMVKILPKATTPKHVPSSKMASIKLEMDSRRFDDVSTEVSSLHKRKGRQSNWNPQHLLILQAQFASSLFQTSEGKYLLSDLGPQERMQISKFTGLTMTTISHWLANVKYQLRKTGGTKFLKNMDKGHPVFYCSDCASQFRTPLGYIAHLETHLGFQMKDMNRLAVERQTKVEKEISRVAARRSPHAGAAEEDTDSKFKCKLCCRTFASKHAVKLHLSKTHSKSPEHHSQFVAEVDEE; this is encoded by the coding sequence GTTATTTCCAAGATGGAGAAGAGGATTTGAAGGATGACAGCGTCAAGGatgacgaggaggaggaggaggatgaggatagcAACTCCACAGCTCCGCTCCAGGACGGCGCCTACTCTCCCACAGACGAAGAACAGGAGGTAGTTGGGGGCCTGAAGCGGAGCCTCAGTTTTCAGAATTCCCCAGGAAGTCTAATATGCAATCAAGACGGAGAAAGCGAGTCCTTGTTGAGCGATGTCAGCGATCAAGTGACCGATGTAAAAAGCATATCCTCGAAAGATGCTCAGGACCAAAAAACGGACCCGCTACCCAGGCTCCAGCCAGAGGCACACGACAGTATGGATAAAATGAAGATGGCCTATGCCAACATCTTGTCCGATTCTTACTGGACAAATTTAGGACTAAGTCTTAAGTTGCCTCATCCTGAGAAAAAGCCTTGTGACAGTCGTAATGGAGTCAGTAAAGGCGAATTTGATTGGCATCAAGATGCTCTCTCCAAAAGTTTACAGCAAAACTTACCTTCAAAATCCATTTCTAAACCAAACCTCTTCAGTTCTGTTCAGTTGTACCgtcaaaacaccaaaatgtacggCACCGTGTTCACGGGAGCCAGCAGGTTCCGTTGCAAGCAGTGCAGTGGCGCCTACGACACCTTGGTAGAGCTGACTGTGCACATGAATGATACGGGTCATTATCAAGACGATAACCGCAAGAAAGACAAGCACAGACCTGCGAATTATTCCAAGCCCCGAAAAAGGGCATTTCATGATATGGACAAGGAGGACGCCCAGAAAGTTTTAAAGTGCATGTTTTGTGGAGACTCATTTGATTCTCTCCAAGATCTAAGTGTCCACATGATAAAAACAAAGCATTACCAAAAAGTGCCTTTGAAGGAACCTATCCCAAGCATCTCATCCAAAATGGTCTCCTCTGCAAAGAAACGTATATTTGAAGTGACTCGACCGTGCTCACCAGATTCAACCACCGGTTCCTTTGCGGATCACTGTTCCACGCACAAGAACTCCCACTCACAGCTGTCCTCTAACAATCGGTATGGCTATCAGAATGGGGCCAGCTATACTTGGCAGTTCGAAGCTTGTAAATCTCAAATTCTAAAGTGCATGGAATGCGGGAGTTCGCACGACACTTTGCAACAACTCACGACGCACATGATGGTCACTGGACATTTCTTGAAAGTTACGAATTCAGCCTCAAAGAAAGGTAAGCAGTTGGTCTTAGACCCTCTTGCTGTAGAAAAGATGCAGTCCCTCTCAGACTCGCCTTCGAGTGACAGCCAGTCAAAGCCGTCAGCGAGTTCTCCATCTGGCGGATCCATCTCGGAAATGCTGACCGGTAAAGATTGTAAAATGGATGTGTCCGAAGACCGTAACAAGGAAGAAAAAGTGGACACCAATGATGAACATGAAGAGGTTTTAGAAAAGCCCTTAGATCCAACGCTTAAGTACCAGTATCTGAGAGAAGAGGATTTGGAAGACGGCTCAAAAGAAGGTGGAGATATCTTGAAATCTCTAGAGAACACTGTAACCTCGGCTATTAACAAAGCCCAAAATGGAACACCAAGCTGGAGCGCCTACCCCAGCATCCATGCCGCATATCAGATTTCAGATGTCATGAAACCTTCGGTTTCCCTTGGTTCTCAAGTGATGCAGATGAGACCAACCTTCTCAAATAAATTTAGGCCAATTGCTCCCAAGTGCAAATCTATACCTCTCTGCTCAAACAGTTCTCCCGAATCTCAGTCTACTCAAGTAAAGGAGGAGTCTGAGGACACAGAATCGGAAAGAGAAGCGGCAAACGAGATCGTTAAGTCAGAGAAAACTCAAGCCGATAAAGGTGAAGATTCACCCCAAGCAGAAGTCTTatcagagtccacaaaaaaagaacGTTGCTCCCCGAAACGTGAAGAGAAGACTAAGCAAAGCTGTGACCAGGAGAAACCCAAATTCCTAGAACCCACCGAGTCGCCACTAGGAAGAGAAGAAAGTTCTCCGCTACGAAGCTCACCAATTCATTCCCCGGATATTCCTTGTGTAAATCCTCTCAGTGCTCTACAGTCTGTGTTAAATAATCACTTGGGGAAAGCATCAGAGTCGATAAGGCCGGCGCCCAATTCAAATTCCACCAACTTAATTTCCATGTTCCAGAAGTCTCCTGCCGCTCGGGCAGAAAAACCGGCAGTCCCTCTGACGCCACCACGACCTGCCGGCCATTATTTGTTTGAAACCACAGATCAACCAATAGATCTGACCAAATCGAAAAATAAGAAAGTGGAGTCCTCCAAGGCCCAGTCCTGTACTTCTCCACCCCAGAAGCACGCTCTGTCTGACATAGCGGATATGGTCAAGATTCTTCCTAAAGCTACCACCCCAAAACATGTTCCTTCTTCAAAAATGGCCTCTATAAAACTAGAGATGGATTCCAGGCGCTTTGACGACGTCTCAACGGAGGTTTCGTCTTTACATAAAAGGAAGGGAAGACAATCCAACTGGAACCCTCAACATCTCCTCATCTTACAAGCTCAGTTTGCATCAAGTCTCTTTCAAACGTCAGAGGGTAAATATTTGTTATCGGACCTTGGGCCCCAAGAACGCATGCAGATTTCTAAATTTACTGGGCTTACCATGACGACCATCAGCCACTGGTTGGCCAATGTCAAATATCAGCTTCGGAAGACTGGTGGGACAAAATTTCTGAAAAACATGGACAAAGGACACCCCGTGTTTTATTGCAGTGACTGCGCATCTCAGTTTCGAACCCCTTTGGGCTACATAGCCCACCTAGAGACCCATCTTGGGTTTCAAATGAAAGATATGAACAGGTTGGCGGTGGAACGGCAAACCAAGGTAGAGAAGGAAATTTCGAGGGTAGCTGCACGGAGGTCACCCCACGCGGGGGCTGCAGAAGAAGACACAGACTCTAAGTTTAAATGTAAATTATGTTGTCGGACATTCGCCAGTAAGCACGCGGTTAAACTGCACTTAAGCAAAACACACAGCAAGTCCCCGGAACATCATTCACAGTTTGTTGCTGAAGTTGACGAGGAATAG